Proteins from a genomic interval of Streptomyces sp. NBC_00820:
- a CDS encoding M23 family metallopeptidase, which produces MASNPPAPEAPFIPAQRDPEAFVYGGHRTDEGPWEEWNPTEESLRPVRGRHRVAKQRGGGLARSSTVLGVGVIAAVGAGGMASANTGKPPVSLSMPDLSSVSSVGSLLDGGSSDAGHQADTASLSNVGVTSAESGQDTDAGEVLRSRIMAQAEQQQSKADVRATAAAVAAAEKQSVDAAAKAEKEAATKAADSKADAEADAKKKAEAVRLAALAKQYALPVPSYTITSTFGEAGSMWSSGYHTGLDFAAPTGTLVKAIHSGTITQAGWAGAYGYRTILTLDDGTELWFCHQSSLNVSVGQKVSTGEVIGRVGATGNVTGPHLHLEVHPGGQPTGIDPMAWLRGNGLNP; this is translated from the coding sequence GTGGCGTCCAACCCCCCTGCCCCGGAAGCCCCGTTCATACCGGCTCAGCGTGACCCCGAGGCGTTCGTCTACGGCGGTCACCGCACCGATGAGGGCCCCTGGGAGGAGTGGAATCCCACCGAGGAGTCCCTCCGTCCGGTACGCGGCCGGCACCGTGTCGCCAAGCAGCGCGGGGGCGGACTCGCCCGCAGCTCCACCGTCCTCGGTGTCGGCGTCATCGCCGCCGTCGGCGCGGGCGGCATGGCCAGCGCCAACACCGGCAAGCCGCCGGTCTCCCTGTCGATGCCCGACCTGTCCTCCGTGTCGTCCGTCGGCTCCCTGCTCGACGGCGGTTCCTCCGACGCGGGGCACCAGGCCGACACGGCCTCGCTGAGCAACGTCGGCGTGACCTCCGCTGAGAGCGGCCAGGACACCGACGCGGGCGAGGTCCTGCGCAGCCGGATCATGGCCCAGGCCGAGCAGCAGCAGAGCAAGGCCGACGTCAGGGCCACCGCGGCCGCCGTCGCCGCCGCCGAGAAGCAGAGCGTCGACGCTGCCGCCAAGGCGGAGAAGGAGGCCGCAACAAAGGCCGCCGACTCCAAGGCGGACGCCGAGGCCGACGCGAAGAAGAAGGCCGAGGCCGTGCGCCTGGCGGCGCTGGCCAAGCAGTACGCCCTGCCGGTGCCGTCGTACACGATCACCTCGACCTTCGGCGAGGCCGGTTCGATGTGGTCCTCCGGCTACCACACGGGCCTCGACTTCGCCGCGCCCACCGGCACGCTCGTCAAGGCCATCCACAGCGGCACCATCACGCAGGCCGGCTGGGCCGGCGCCTACGGCTACCGCACGATCCTCACCCTCGACGACGGCACCGAGCTGTGGTTCTGCCACCAGTCCTCGCTCAACGTCTCCGTCGGCCAGAAGGTCAGCACCGGCGAGGTCATCGGCCGCGTCGGCGCCACCGGCAACGTCACCGGCCCGCACCTCCACCTGGAGGTCCACCCCGGCGGCCAGCCCACCGGCATCGACCCGATGGCGTGGCTGCGGGGCAACGGCCTGAACCCCTGA
- a CDS encoding PP2C family protein-serine/threonine phosphatase, with protein sequence MRPGEVEEDPHARPGGHHARLSPALSGRVHRPTSRGLIRTLPALLIVGGVLYALFTPRAFTAAPFFTAAPLIAAPLASLRTTVLTGLAALAATVAAQAHFGAHPGVGTVTEIVTVATVAVLALVINRVVRLGDRRLASAREIAEAAQLAVLPEPAPRIGGFDIAARYEAAQEDAYIGGDLYAVQDSPHGVRLLVGDVRGKGMGAVAAVAVLIGAFREAAEREATLEAVAGRLERALAREDIRRERIAAFEDFTTAVLAELPHDEKTARILNRGHPPPLMLYADGTLRTLAAAEPALPLGMSDLGLWPDRATETRFPSGATLLFYTDGLSEARDERGRFYDPARRLVGRGFPDPATLIVRLAAEVRRYAGGGMTDDMALLAVRRRP encoded by the coding sequence GTGCGCCCTGGTGAGGTGGAGGAAGACCCGCACGCCAGGCCGGGCGGTCACCACGCACGCCTGTCGCCCGCGCTGTCCGGCCGCGTCCACCGTCCGACCTCGCGCGGCCTCATCCGCACCCTGCCCGCGCTCCTCATCGTCGGCGGCGTCCTGTACGCCCTCTTCACGCCGCGCGCCTTCACCGCCGCCCCGTTCTTCACGGCCGCCCCGCTGATCGCCGCGCCCCTGGCCTCGCTGCGCACCACCGTGCTCACCGGCCTCGCCGCGCTGGCCGCCACCGTCGCGGCGCAGGCCCACTTCGGCGCGCACCCGGGCGTCGGCACGGTCACCGAGATCGTCACCGTCGCGACGGTCGCGGTACTGGCCCTGGTCATCAACCGGGTCGTACGCCTCGGCGACCGGCGGCTCGCCTCCGCCCGGGAGATCGCCGAAGCCGCCCAGCTAGCCGTCCTGCCCGAACCCGCCCCGCGGATCGGCGGCTTCGACATCGCGGCCAGGTACGAGGCGGCGCAGGAGGACGCGTACATCGGCGGCGACCTGTACGCGGTGCAGGACAGCCCGCACGGCGTACGGCTGCTCGTCGGGGACGTGCGCGGCAAGGGCATGGGCGCGGTCGCCGCCGTCGCCGTCCTGATCGGGGCGTTCCGGGAGGCCGCCGAGCGGGAGGCGACGCTGGAGGCGGTGGCGGGCCGACTGGAGCGGGCCCTGGCGCGCGAGGACATCCGGCGGGAGCGGATCGCCGCGTTCGAGGACTTCACCACCGCCGTCCTCGCCGAACTCCCGCACGACGAGAAGACCGCCCGGATTCTCAACCGCGGCCACCCCCCGCCGCTGATGCTCTACGCCGACGGCACCCTGCGCACCCTCGCGGCTGCCGAGCCCGCGCTGCCGCTCGGCATGAGCGACCTCGGCCTGTGGCCCGACCGTGCGACCGAGACCCGCTTCCCGAGCGGCGCCACCCTGCTGTTCTACACCGACGGCCTGTCCGAGGCCCGGGACGAGCGCGGCCGGTTCTACGACCCCGCGCGCCGGCTCGTCGGACGCGGGTTCCCCGACCCGGCCACCCTGATCGTCCGGCTCGCCGCGGAGGTGCGGCGGTACGCCGGCGGCGGCATGACGGACGACATGGCGCTGCTCGCCGTACGACGGCGGCCCTGA